The Loxodonta africana isolate mLoxAfr1 chromosome 18, mLoxAfr1.hap2, whole genome shotgun sequence genome includes the window ATCATCTTCAACCAAGTTTACAAACTTATTTGTAGAGACTTACAAATACCCTGGTTAtttttctttgaattgtgcaTTTGTGTCTTCTtcattgtttgttgtttgttttgttttgttttaacttggCTACCCACTGGTTTGTCTATATTATCATTAACTCCGTCCCAAAGAACAATCAGTTTTTCAATGTGTATATTAATTCCACTGTTTTCCTGTTTCCTAATTCACCAATGTCTGCGCTAGATttactctttcttcctttctatgcCGGGTGTccttgccaacttttttttttaattgtgctttagctgaaagtttataaatcaagtcagtctctcatacaaaaacttatatacaccttgcaatgtactcctacttgctctcctcctaatgaggaagcacactcctcctctccaccctgtattccctcgTCTATTCGGCCAGCTCTTGTCcgcttctgccttctcatttcgccTCAGAAAGGAGCTGTCCAcatattctcatgtgtctatttgagccaaggaactcactcctcaccagtatcatcttctgtcttatagtcctatccaatccctgtccaaagagttggctttgggaatggttccagtcttgggctaacacaaggtctgggaccatgacctccagggtccttctagtctcagtcagaccattaagtctggtcttttcacaagaatttggggtctgcatctcactgttctcctgctccatcagggattctctgttttgttccctgttagggcagtcatcggttgtagttgggcaccatctagttcttccggtctcaggctgacatattctctgatttatgtggtcctttctgtctcctgggcttgtaattacctgtgtctttggtgttcttcattctcctttggtccaggtgggttgagaccaattgatgcatcttagatggccgcttgctagcatttaagaccccagacgccactctccaaagtgggatgcagaatgttttcttaatacattttttttatgccagttgacctagatgtcccctgaaaccatggtccccagacctccacccctgctactctctTGCCAACTTTTTGAGTTGAATGATTAGCTTGTTTACCTTCCTGTTCTCTTGTTCAGTGATGTGAGAGGAGACCTTGGGATACTAACATAAAACATTAAGACAACAGAGGAGCCTCCCAGTAGACAAGTTATAGAAATAGTGAAAATCCTAGCTCAAAAATGGCCtccaccaaattctcataaaaagaccagacttaattgccAGAATgggactagaaggatcccagaggccatggtccccagaccttctgttagcccaagacaggaaccattcccaaagccagctcttcaggcagggattggactggaatatgggatgaaaaatgatactggtgaagaacgtgtttcttggatcaagtagacacatgagactatgttgacgtctcctgtctggaggggagatgagagggcggagagggccagaagctgcctgaatggacacgaggagaaaaagtggagggaagtactgtgttCTCAtgagggagagagcaattaggaatgtatagcaaggtatacataaatttttgtatgaaagtctgacttggtttgtaaactttcacttaaagcacaataaaaattaattaaaaaaaaaaaaaaagaatggcctCCCATCTCCTGTGTTTATGTTTAGTGGGGTTGGAGAGGAGGATTGGTAAGTGTTGAAAGGGAGAAAGCACAGAAAGGCAAATTAGAAGGCTTATAAATAAGTGTTATTTTTTCAGGTAAGTGTTCCTGAACGTTTTCTGACTTCTTTCCTATATCTCTAAGGCATAGAGACACCTTCACAGCTCACATTGAAACTATTGGGAGTTTGGTGGTATTTTCTCACCCAGGATTTCAGATGCAGGGTATCCTCAAAAGGGTGGCTTACTTTTATTGCTTCTAAGAAGAGAAGATtgaatccagagagagagagagcaaccaAAAAGAAGTCAAAGAGTGGAGACAGAACAGTAGACAGGAAGCCATGGGCAGGGGCAGTGGGTCACCCAGATCAGGCAGAGGAGCCAAAACCTGGCAAAGACAGATGACAATTTACAGCCAAGGAGAGGTAGGGAACAGTTAGGATGTAGTGACCAGGAACAGCATCTTGGGTGAAGGAGGGCTGGGAGTGACTTTTATGTATTAAGCAGTTAATATATGCCAATTCaaaaattttgtgtttttctaGAAAACCACCTATTCATCCAGGTTTGTAAATACATTTGTGGTGACTTTCTGCAAAGTACTGTCTTGATTCTTTTGTATTTGTgatcattttctctttcttttctggtCTTCTAATGTGTTAGTGTTTTGTCTCTTTTGGGTAGCCAGAGGGTTCTCGATTTTCATTAGGTTGTGTCATGTAACATTTCTGTTTCTTTGGTTCAAAAACAATTGAACATCAGCAATTTCATACGGTTCAACATAATATTATTTGGAAGACATTTTACatctgttatctcatttaatgtcCCCAAATGTCATGTGAGGTGGGCACAATTTtcaccactttacagatgaggcatcTGAAGGCCACAGAGAGTAAGTAACTTGCCCCAGGCAGGCAGCTGATACGTAATAGAGCTCAGACAAACCCAGATTCTTCTGACACTGAAGTCAGAGTGTACCTTTATCTTCGCCTTGGCAATCACTACctgttgttgctcttaggtgccattgagtcagttccaactcatagcgaccatatgtacaacaaaaggaaagactgcccagtcctgcaccatcctgacaatcgttgttatgtgtGAGCTGgttgttgcagcgactgtgttaatccatctcgtctagggtcttcctcttttttgctgaccctctactttaccaagcatgatgtccttctctagggattgatccctcctaataacatgttcaaagtacgtgagacaatgTCACACAAtcattgcttccaaggagcattctggctgtatttcttctgagagagacgttttattcttctggcattccatggtatattcaatattctcagccaacaccataattcaaagacatcagttcttcttcagtcttccttattcattgcccagctttcacacccatatgaggcaattaaaaatatcacggcttgggtcaagtgcaccttagtcctcaaagtgacatatttcctttttaacactttaaagaggtcttttgcagcacatttgcccaatgcaatgtgtcttctgatttcctgactgtgcttccgtgggcgttgattgtggattcaagtaaaaagaaatccttgacatcagtcttttctcctcttttcgtgacattgcttactggtccatttgtgaggatttttcacCACCTAGATTTCTGTAAATGTCACATACACCTCTGGGCATGGAAGGCCTTCTCTACACCCCTCTGCCAGGCATCTGGGCATCCAGGCCAGGAGAGGAGGTCCAGGGCCCGCAGGAGGGGGACTGCTGGGAGGTTGTGGGCAGCTTTGGGCAGCCATTGAGGAGAGTGTGGAGACTCGTTGGGTTGCAGAAGGGGCCTAAGGCTTTGGAGAAGCCCCAGTTGAGGCAGGAACCTTATGGTGAAGGACTTATTGAGGGCCTctttatatgccaggcacttttAGGCCTTGAAGATGTAATGAGGACAAGGTCCTGCCCTCCTGGAGCTGATATTCAAGTGGTGTCAAAATCTGCAAGTGAAGGGATTTAAGGacctgaaaaagcaagtgaaattGAATAGTTTTAGCTCTCGGAGAAGAGAGCAAGCCACATGATCACAGAATTACGAGGGTGGTGGGGAGTGGCTCTCACAGCTGCCCAGGGACACTGGCCCCTCAGCTCAGGGCAGGGCTAGTGTCCTCTCCCTGGGTGGTCAGAATCATCTTCACACATATCACCTTACTGTCTACGCttggtatcttaaaaaaaaaaattttttttttttttaatcttaaagctACTGGAAAAAACAGAAGACATAAATCTAAGAAGGACAAATGAGCTCTTTATTACAGGTCTACAAGAGCTGGGGAAACAAAAGATGAGATACCGCTGGCTCGCTGTGCATCTTGCAGAGGACACTGGCGCTCTCTCACCTGCATCTTTACCTAGATTAGAAGTTATGCAACCTTCCAGAGCTCTACAGCTTTGGGAACTGTGAAAagttcatttaaattttttgtgCTTACGAATCTTTTTTGATGCACGAGTTTTATCAAGTGTGTCCAACATTTTTGTTAAATGAATTTGGCAAACCTATTTGTGCCCTGGTTTATATCCCTTGCTGGGAGCAGATGGGCGTGTGGGCTGTGAGATGCTACCGGCTATTTTCAGACCTGCGGTGGCCTCTCTGGGGAGAACAGCGTGCTCAGAGGAAGAGCTTCTTATATTTTTGGTGAGTTTGGAAATGGGAGGGAATTTGGAAATGGAATGAGTGAGAAAGACAGAGGGGCAGCAGGAAAGGAGATTAGGGTGGAGGAAGGGGCTACTGTGATCAAAATCCTGGGGCTGGCAGAGTGCCAGAGGTGGACACTCAAGGTGTGTTGGGGAGAAGCTGATGTGAAGTGGGGTGAAGAAGCTTCAGGAAGACTGACCCCCAGGGCACAGCTGACCAGGCCTGTCTGGGTGTGGAGCCTGGACTCGGTTTGTGTTTTCCAGGCTGCCTGATGCTGAGTGGCCCCAGCACTGTGACGGGCATCGTGGGGGAAACTCTGAGCGTGCAATGTCGGTATGAGGAGAAATTCAAGGAAAGCGACAAATATTGGTGCAGAGAACCGGCTTTGAGACCATGTTACAAGATTGTGGAGACCAGTgggtcagagagagagaagaggaggggCCGAGTGTCCATCAGTGACCATCCTGCCCAGCTCAGCTTCACAGTGACCATGACAAAACTCACAGTGGAGGACGCAGGCAAATACTGGTGTGGGATCGATATAACATGGCTCAGAGATGCACGGCTTCCATTTGATCCCACCTTCCAGGTGGTGGTGTCTGTGTCCCCAGCTGAGCCCCACCCCCACACCAGCACCAGGACTGCCGGAACAAGCTCAGGTAAGAATGGCTGGGGAAGGTCTCAGATCAGAGATTTGAAAACTAtgatgtatgtgtgtttgtgtgtgtgtgtgtgcgtgtatatgtgtgagagagagagagagatcccaAGAGCAATCTGCCTGGCCCTGACTTTGTAGCCCTCTCAGTGGGCCTGGGAGATACTGAggcaggtggggtggggtgagtgAGGAGGACCTGTGTTTGAGCCCCCAGAACAGTgggctccttccatcttctgttcCCACTGAAGCTGTGTGGGACGGGCCCTCTCTCCCTGGGCCTGGAGGGTGTGGGGCCTCTGGCATCTGCTCTCAGGGGCCAGGAGCCCCACATGGACAGACATCCAGGCTTCCCAGTGTGGAGGGGATGTAGCAATGGCCCAGCCACAGCCAAACCCCATGTCCTTATTGCTGTCTGATCAACAAGCCAGGTCCCATCCTTTTCCCAGACTATATCACCGACTTCAGGCCACCTAGTTTAGCCTTAACTTACTGGGCTGCCCAGGGGCACCCCAGATTCCTCTGACTTTGTACAAACCATCCCTGTGAAGGGCCTGGACACCAGCCTGAGTGTGGGTCCCCACTTCCTGTGGGGCTTTTTCTGCCTCCTGGGATCCCCTTCACAGGAACACCCTGGTCCTCTCCTCAACCTGGGATCCCCCATCAGCAGCGAAGTGCTCCTCCACTGGGAAGTCCATTCAGCAACCCCGTTATCCAGGGCCACCTCTCTATCAGGTGCTGCCCTGCAAAGGAGTCTCAGGCACCTTTCTGTGGCGGAGTAGGGCAGAGAGTCGGGAACAGGGACCACTGCAAAACAGATAATGTGTCCTCAGACAGACAGATGCCCAAAGTGCTGCAGGGGGGTCAGGCCTCAGGGGGTGACTCATCACAAAGGGATCGGGGAGGCCTCTCTGGGGGAGCTGATGTCTCTGCTCAGCCTTGACCCAGGAGAAGAGGAGCTGAGAGCTGAGCCtgcaaaggagagagaaagggagagccGCCTGTGGTCTGCCCCCAGAAACTCAGAGCACGTGGGGGACAGTTAAGAGCTGAGCAgaggggaggggcaggaaggGCCAGACAGGGCAGATGCTGGGCTCAGTGGGGACTTTAACCCTTGACATGCCAGATGTACAGTCCCAACACACGGCTCTGGCCACTGTGTGGCTGTGCTTGGAGGGGACAAGGCTGGGGTAGGAGAGAAGTTAGAGCTCTCAGAGGTGCTCTGCCTGCATCAGCAGGATGGAATCAGGAGTGTGTGGTTCCTATGTCCTGCTGGAAGTGCTCTCTTGGCCCAGGCTCCTCTGTCCTGCCCCTTCCTAAGTGAGCATGCTGTGTGAAATCAGGCCACAAAGGTGGTGAGTGGCAGGGAGGGCCAGAGGAGAGCTCCTGGGTCTGATGTGTGTTTTCAGTACCAGCACCAAGGTCAAGCACACCTACAAGTACCACGACTTCCACAACCACAACTGACTGTCCAACTGTGCCATCCACTATGCTGGCCACAGCAGGTGCCACCCACAGCAGGAGCAGCCAGGAGAAGTCCAACCAGAGCCAGGGCCCAGGGTAAGGAGCCCCAGTCCCCATGACCTAGAGGTGGGTTTTCTCTGCCTGGGCCTCCTCCCCGCTCGTGGTCCAGAAGTGGCCCAGTCAAGGGCGGCACTCACATCACTCactccctctgccccaggccaGGTTGGAAGCCCCAGGCTGTGCCTCCCAGCTTGGGTAGTTGAGGCCATACTGGACCTGCACTGGGCTTCCAGAGAGGGCTCAGGCTGTGGCGAAGCTGGGATCGGGGTGGAAGGAATAACTTTTAGTGAGAGCTGATGATCCTACCAGGCCCATGCTAGATTTTACTCGAATGTTCTCATTTGCTCCTCACTGCCACCTGCAGcggtattatcctcattttaccacccataagctgaggctcagagaggtgaagcaaTTTTTCCAGGTCCACAGCTCCAACAGGCAGGGTTGTGCTTCTAACAGATTTATGTGACTCCAAAGACTTGGGTTCCTCCCtctaaactgttgttgttagttgccagtgagttgattcctactaatggcgaccccacgtgtgcagagtagaactgtgctccaatagttttcaaggctatgacccttcagaagcagatcaccaggcctgtcttctgaggtgtctttgggtgggttcaaactgccaacctttcagctagtagttgagcacttaaccatttgcatcacccagggacttctctctAAACTAGTGGCTCTTAATCTGTCTTGAGGTCACCAACCCCACGGCGAATCTGAAAAAATCTATAGGCTCTTTCCCCCTAAAAATGCCTATGGTCATAAACCATTTCTGGGTCCACAGATGCCAAAGCCCTTCCATAGGCTTCCTGCCGATGAGGAGGTacaatcttaatatcagacaagGCAAAATTCAGGCCTCAAACATGCCACTTTCAGACATTGACCCTGCAGATGTTCACGTACAGGACAACTAGGTTTTATTGGGCCTGAAGCCTGTACAATTTAGGGGGGCATCTTTAGTGAAAAGATTAGAAAATAATGAATACAAACTTAAGTATGAAGTACCAAGCAAGTAAAGGGTCCCTGAAGCTTaagcttcatttaaaaaaaaaaaagttcttactgctgagtcgattctcactcatggagacctcatgtgttacagattagaactgctccatagagttttcttggctctaatcattatagaagcagattgccaggcctctcttccatggcattgcagggtgggttcaaaccgccaacctttatgttagttgCCAATCACAAAcggtttgtaccaccagggacctaAGTTTCATTATCTTCACAGTAACTGACTACTGCTCATCCAAGTAGAAAATGGTTAATGGACACCGTCACTTATTGTAGCAATGTTCGTAATCACAAAAAATGGGGCAAATTTTTAAGAAGGAATAGTTAAATTAATTATGGTACAACCCAtgcaatggaatagtatgcagcTGTGAAAAGAGCAAGGGACTTCTTTACTACGTCCACTAATACGGGAAATCGCCAAAACGTATTGTTATAAAGTAAAACCAGAAGACAGGTAGTCCTCAATTTACGGAAAATAATGTATATTTATATTTGCTTATAtataagaagtccctgggtggtgcaattccACATCAAATTTTTTACATCCTACTAAGTTGCAGGGGCTCTCCAGGCATTGGGGTACAGTGACAAAGATGCAGGTCCCACCTGGATTCCTGGGTCTCCTCTCACATCATCCCCATGGCGAGACCCAATTAATGGTCGGAGACAGCAGTCCTTCTAGTGGGGCTGTCCTGTCCTTGGACCCATCCTGGGTTGGTCCTGGTGTGGATTATTGTGGACATAGGACCTGGGCTCATGGACAAGGGGAACAGGAGGTTCCAGGGCTTCCCCTCGAGGAAGCAGCTCACTGTCTGTCACCGTGTCTCCCACAGGTCCCCACTCCGCAGTGTCCACTTCCTGCTTCTGATCTTCCTGAAGGTGCCCCTGTTCTTGAGCATACTTAGTGCTGTCCTCTGGGTGAACAGGCCTCAGAGAGGCCCTCGGGGGAGATGGAGTCAGCCCAACTATGAGAACCAGTAGCCCTGGTGTCCAGGATGCCCTGTCCAGGATCCAGACCCTCAGGTGGAATTGGAATGATCTCAGCAATAAATCCTGTGTTGCCATCCAGATTTCTATCAGAAAACTCTATAATCTTTTTTGAAACTTCTTTTCATGCAGTATGTCACGCACATAAAGTAATATATCTAATAAATAAGTATACCTTTAACAAAGAATATTCTTCAACACCTGTTTGCCCATCTTATGGCTTAAGAAAGAAAGCATCAGGTTTActtggttttctgtttgttttcctaACCTGAGTTAGGAATCCGTCTTCCTCTCTCCATACAGATAAGCATTGCCCACAGTTATTGACAACTGCCTCTTTCCCCAACGATCTGCTTTGAAACTTCTGACAGACATTGATTTCTGTGTTTCTGTGGATCTTTTTCTGAGTTCTCTATTCTCTTTCATgaattgggatcaacttgatggcaaatggtttttagggttttttttcgAGCAAATGCCACATTGTTTTAATAACTACAGTTTTGTTAAAAATCCTCGATATCTGGTATGTCACATCACCACACGTTGTTCTTTCATATCAGGTGTGTTTCTGCAAATATTGGCCCTTTTCTCTTCCATAGAAAATTTAGAATTAACCAGTCAagtttctaaaaaagaaaaatattagagatttttaatgaatttgataTAGCTGCGTTAAAAATctcaaaagtttttcttttttagaaactTGACTGGCTAATTCTAAATTTTCTATGGAAAAGGGCCAATATTTGCAGAAACACACCTGATATGAAAGAACAACACGTGGTGCCATGACATACCAGGTATTGAGGGTTTTTGATAAAGCTGTAGTTATTAAAACAATGCATTtgctctaaaaacaaacaaaaaaccataaccatcaagttgattcctactcatgaaaGAGAATGGAGaactcagaaaaaagaaaaactttagaGATTTTTAATGCAACTATATCAAATtcagaaacctggtggtgtaatggttaagtgctatggctgctaacaaaaaggtcggcaggtcgaatccaccaggcactccttgaaaaccctatggggcagttctactctgtcctatacggtctctatgagttggaatcgactggatggcaacaggtttttttgtttgtttatatcaaATTCATCTTTATAATAATGAATTTTCTGATCTATGAGCATAGTATAAGACTATAAGTATTTTTGAGCTTCTTAAATGTCTTTTAATAATGTTATATTATTGAATCAAAAAAGAACTcactgactgggaaaaaatctttgcctCAACATTTCCGACAAGgaactaatctctaaaatttacagagaACTTCAATATCTCAACAATaagaagacaaacaatccaattaaaaaatgggcaaaggatatgaacagacacttcaccaaagaagacattcaggctgctaatgaaaatatgaaaaaatattcttgatcattagcaattagagagatgcaaatcaaaactataatgaaatatcacctcaccccaacatcactgacaataataaaaaaaatcagaaaataacaaatggtggCAAGGTAGTGGGGAGATTGGaaatcttatacactgctggttggaatgtaaaatggcacagccactgtggaaaatggt containing:
- the LOC111752613 gene encoding CMRF35-like molecule 6 isoform X3; its protein translation is MLSGPSTVTGIVGETLSVQCRYEEKFKESDKYWCREPALRPCYKIVETSGSEREKRRGRVSISDHPAQLSFTVTMTKLTVEDAGKYWCGIDITWLRDARLPFDPTFQVVVSVSPAEPHPHTSTRTAGTSSVPAPRSSTPTSTTTSTTTTDCPTVPSTMLATAGATHSRSSQEKSNQSQGPGSPLRSVHFLLLIFLKVPLFLSILSAVLWVNRPQRGPRGRWSQPNYENQ
- the LOC111752613 gene encoding CMRF35-like molecule 6 isoform X2; this translates as MTQEDWAVWLPSALLLLWVPGCLMLSGPSTVTGIVGETLSVQCRYEEKFKESDKYWCREPALRPCYKIVETSGSEREKRRGRVSISDHPAQLSFTVTMTKLTVEDAGKYWCGIDITWLRDARLPFDPTFQVVVSVSPAEPHPHTSTRTAGTSSVPAPRSSTPTSTTTSTTTTDCPTVPSTMLATAGATHSRSSQEKSNQSQGPGSPLRSVHFLLLIFLKVPLFLSILSAVLWVNRPQRGPRGRWSQPNYENQ
- the LOC111752613 gene encoding protein CD300H-like isoform X1, which encodes MLPAIFRPAVASLGRTACSEEELLIFLPGLGLCFPGCLMLSGPSTVTGIVGETLSVQCRYEEKFKESDKYWCREPALRPCYKIVETSGSEREKRRGRVSISDHPAQLSFTVTMTKLTVEDAGKYWCGIDITWLRDARLPFDPTFQVVVSVSPAEPHPHTSTRTAGTSSVPAPRSSTPTSTTTSTTTTDCPTVPSTMLATAGATHSRSSQEKSNQSQGPGSPLRSVHFLLLIFLKVPLFLSILSAVLWVNRPQRGPRGRWSQPNYENQ